In a genomic window of Candidatus Planktophila sp.:
- a CDS encoding ribonuclease HII: MKVIEQGLINAGIAPIAGVDEAGRGACAGPLVIAAVILNDPFAPELSAVRDSKEISESKREELFDVITTIAASISVVIVPASEIDKRGVHTANLDGMRRAVHGLDQPPAYVLTDGYAIDGLAVPNLAVWKGDQVVVSIGAASIVAKVTRDRIMREMDLAFPNYGFASHKGYITAAHTAALNTHGVCMEHRRSFSNIAALIHK, translated from the coding sequence GTGAAAGTGATTGAGCAAGGGCTCATCAATGCAGGTATCGCACCGATTGCAGGTGTAGATGAGGCAGGACGCGGAGCATGTGCGGGTCCACTCGTTATCGCTGCAGTAATTTTGAATGATCCATTTGCACCAGAGTTATCTGCAGTTCGAGATTCAAAAGAGATATCAGAGAGTAAACGCGAAGAGTTGTTCGACGTCATTACCACCATCGCAGCATCGATAAGTGTTGTGATAGTTCCGGCAAGTGAAATCGATAAGCGCGGAGTCCATACAGCAAATCTCGATGGAATGCGACGTGCCGTTCATGGTTTAGATCAACCACCCGCATATGTTTTAACCGATGGTTATGCAATCGATGGACTTGCAGTACCGAACTTAGCGGTATGGAAAGGCGATCAAGTCGTCGTATCAATTGGTGCTGCATCCATCGTCGCAAAAGTGACGAGAGATCGCATTATGCGTGAAATGGACTTGGCATTTCCGAACTATGGATTTGCCAGTCACAAGGGCTATATCACGGCCGCTCACACTGCCGCCCTCAATACCCATGGGGTGTGTATGGAACATCGCCGTTCTTTTTCAAATATTGCAGCCCTCATCCACAAGTAA